TACGAATTCATGTTACTTTACCATGGTAGCAAAAAATGATGACGGTTCATTACGCCAGGTACCAAAATTAATTCTGCAAAACAATGATGATATACGCCGCTTTTGGGATGCAAAAAATCTCAGAAAAATGCGGAATGAAATTACCACCATGCTGAATACTGAAGTAAAAACCATGTCATTTGAAACCATGCTTCAGCAATTAGATGGGGATCGTTTTGAAAAAGGATTTTAGGTTAGATGCGGGTAAGTTTTATCTCTCAATTTAGTTCGGTAGAGATATTGTTACTTATTGTGCACGCTAATTTCATTCAGCCCCAAAAGCTTAACATAGGCTACTAAGTTCACTGATCTTGTTAGCAATTAACCATTGCATAACTTGACATCACATATAATTGGTCGTATCTTTGCTATAACAAACCAAAACTTAATTTATGAAATTCCGTTTGGCAGTTCTGTTTACAGGTTTTTTATTTTTTTGCAGTAACGCCTTTTCCAATGTTTACATTCGTTATAGCAATCAAGATAGTAAGACCTATACATGGGACGTAAAAATTGCCGGAGTAATGACCAAAGTAGAATTTGGCGGCAATCGAACATCAACAGTTACCGTTCAAGGTAGCGCTAGTGAGTGTACTGTCTTTTCTGCTTGTGGTGATGTGCGCTTAACCAATGATGTTAAAATCACCATCAAAAATGGATGCATAGTCATTGGATAACCTAATTATTGAAACTTATTTGTAACCTTTTGCGTACAAGCCGTTAATATTACAGGCACCGCGAAAAAACTGGTTTTCCTCCTGCAATTTCAAGGTGCACATTTATTTATGCGGTTTAAAGGGAGTTTACTGGCGACATACAGTGAACTCCTTTTATTTTATTCTTGACTGTCTTCCTTTATTTTCGTAATTTAGAGCGTGTTTTTGAAACGATTAAAATTATTTATTCTCTGCTTCTCTACTATCACGGCTTTTAGCGCTGGTATTGGTATTGAAACAAGATATTCTTCTTTCTCATTAGATGGTAAAGATGAATATCTCATTGAATATCTTGCCGTGGGTCCAAAAAATGATCAGGTAGTATTTGAAAAAACTGATTCTTTGTTCAGGAATTGGAAAGTCACTGGTATCGGTTATGATGGTATGGTAAAACTTTTTATTTCAAAAGAGCGCGGTATTGGTTGGAGTTTTTATTTGGGTGAAGATTCTTTGAAGGCAATGATTGCAAGAGACTACAGAAATACATCGTCACCCGGCATGATATCTATGACAGCGAGTTTTATTGCCGGTCTTTTTATTGTAGAAAATTTTGCGCCTGAATGCAATAGTTATTTCAAAGTGTACTCTTTAAAAAATTCTTGGGATGCAGATGTGGAATATACCGGAAAATACGCATTAGAAATATCTACAACTGAACCATGCGGTGAAGGAAGCTGGCAGGCAAAAACCGGGAAGTTGAAAATGCCGCAAAAAGTTCTTTATGCTTCAATTTTTTGTGCGGCAATGAGTCAGAACATCCGTCATTTGTTCAAGAATTTTGTTTTGCCTTAATTCCCGCTCCAGGGTTTGAATACTTTTTCCATGTACACTTCCGGCTTTTCAGGTGCGGTGAATCCGAATTTTTCATACAGTGAATGTGCATCTAATGTTCTGAGTATCCATCGCTGCACATGTTGATATGGTTTGTCTTTAAAAATGTAATCCAGTAATTGCTGACCAATTCCTTGGCCTTGAAAACGGTCATCAATCAACATATCACTTAAGTAAGCCATTGCAACTTCATCCGTTAATACTCGGGCAAAACCAATTTGTTCACCATTCAGGTAAACACCATAACACCGAGAATTGGAAATGGTTTTCTGTATTTCTTCTACAGTGCGCCCTTTGCCCCAATACGTTTTATTGAGCATTCGCTGAATCACGTCAGCTTGCAGTAGTGCTTTGTCTTCTGAAATCAGGAAAATTGGTTTTGAACTCATGGTGTCAATAGGTTACGTTGAACTTGTGATACAGGTACATACCCTGATTTTGCAAGGCATTGAGTAGGCATGCTTGCACTAAGTATTGAGTTGTATTACAATTATCACTATTTTTAAACACGAAATTAGTTTAAAATATCCTGAAAAAAATAATTGCATATTGCCGTAGGCTTGTACTTTCAAGTATTGCTTTGTTCATTGCGTGGTCACCTATTTTTGCAGGCGATGAAGGTAAACAAAGTGTGACTTGGTTGAAAGAGTTTTTTGCTGCAGGTATCAATTCGGCTTATGCTGAATATTCTTTTGGTTTTCCGCCAGCAAGTTCTGCTTCGCAGGCTTACGTGAAACGTCGTACGGTATCAGTGAGCTATGATGCGGTTGAAAAAAATTATAATTACAACTTTCAATATGAGTATCGTGATGATTGGAATGTACTAACTCAAGGTGGAAAAATTCAACCCCCCGCCCAATTAAAATACCACACTGCTTCACGGGTACAACCTTGGACTAATATGGATGGCATTGGTAGATATACTGAAACGTACGAAAGGTTGATTCCAAACTGGTTAAATTTAAATGGGCTTGATAGTTTGATGATTCTGCAATGTAAGTTGAATAATCCTTCACCGGCTATCACGGGTATTTTTAATGAAGACGAATTGAAACTGTTGAAAAAGCTTCAAAAAAGTAACGATAGTAATTCATCAGTTTGGCAATGTTTTGAATATGATAAAGCAGGCAATGTCACTGAGATTTCAAAAAAGTGGATGAACGAATTCAGTGATAATTTGATTGAACAGAAAAAAAATATTGCTGAATATATTCTTTCCATTCGCAATCAGCATGACCAGGTTGTATTTCTAGAAGTTCTCATGCATGAAAATGATGATGCATTTATTGAAGGTATTTCATTTCAGTCGGGTGATAAAAAATGCAAGATTTTTAATTTTGAACTCAACCGCATGCTCAACAAATTTGTACCTGATTTGGTGGCTGATCCTGATGGGTTAATTGTTGCATTCTGCGCACAGTTGAATACCTTGTCGCCGCACGGTTTATCACGATTTGAAACGGTAGTCAATAATTGAATTCAGCGTGAGCAAACGAGATCTTTCACGTTATCTTGAATCTCTTTCAAAAAAAGAGTTGGAAGATCAAGTACATGAATTGTATAAGCGATTGAAAGAAGTTAGAGAATTCTACAATTTTGTATTCAATCCAAAAGAAGATAAATTGATTGATGAAATAAAATTCAAAATCAACAAAGAGTATTTTCCTCCAGTAGGACGCAAGCCTAAAAAAAGAAGATCAACTGCTCAAAAAGCCATTCGTAACTTTATTAAACTGGGCGTTGACTCTGAAAAAATTGCTGATGTGATGTTATACAATATTGAAACAGCTCAGCGATTTTGTGAAGTAAAACCGGTTAATCAAATCTCATTTTACAAAAGTATTCTCAATTCATTTGATGAAGCTGCCTTGTTTATAAAAGAGCATCACTTACCTGATAAATTTAAAACCAGGTTAGAACAAATAGTCACTGATGCTGAAAACCAGCATTGGGAAAATGCGTCTGCATTTGATTATAGTTTTGACAGCTCATTCAAACATTGAATGGTTTCATTAACTTTTCTTAAGATAGTCATCTGATATTGAATACTATATTTGCCCAAATTTACTGGGTATTATTCTGTATTGTATGGTAAAAAATATGTTGTTATTCATTGCATTGAATTTGGTTGCGGTTTCATTTGCATCCTTTCCTGAACGGTGTGAAGGAGTGTGGAGTGGCCAAATGAAAATACATGCGTATGGTAATTTAATTGACAGCGTGAACATTGAATTTACGGTTGAAAAAATAGTTGATGAATCATGGCCAACGGGGTGGATTTGGAAAACAAATTATCTTTCAGAAAAAATGCCCATGACAAAAGATTATAAATTGTTTGCGCATACCACGCGTGCAGATATTTTTTTATTAGATGAAGGTAACGGCGTTATTCTCACAAATTATGTAACGGCTGATAAAATGTACAGTGTTTTCAAGGTTGGTAAAACCTGGCTGACGTCATCTTATGAATTCATTGGTGACAAGCTTGTTTTTGAAGTGACATCCGGAACAGTCTCAAAGGAAAAATCAAAAGGAGTCACCAATTATACTACTGATTTTGTGCAGCGGGTTGAATTAATAAAAGTGAAATGATGAAAAAAATTCTCTCTTGTACGGCCTTGATTTTAAGTCTGTTTTTATTGAGTTGTGAATCGCAACGAATCATCTCAGTTACATGCGTAAATGCGCTGACAGGTGAACCGCTTGATAGTGTATTGGTGAATGTAAATGCAGGCCTGGATGGTGATTACACTAAAAGCACCGCATCAGGTTATACTGATTCAGCCGGACATTTTGAAACTACCATCATGATTGGTTGCCCGGGAAAATGTTATGACATATACGTGTCATATACAAAAACCGGTTTTGAGTTTGCAAAAAATCTAAACGAATTGGAAGGTGAAATTAAACTTTCTCCGCTAGCTGAATAATCATGCAAAAGTTATTTCACAATAAGCAACTGAGATTCGTGTCTGTTTTCAGAAATGAAATGTACCTGATAAATTCCGCGATTTAAGTCAGACAAGTCAAGTTGGCTGCGCTCTGAGGTGATAAGGTGAGTTGCAACCAATTTTCCACTTATATCATAGAGGTACAAAACACCGTCAACTGATTCAATTTTATCAATAGTTAAAACATCATCAACCGGGTTAGGGTAGAGGTTGATCAGATTTGTTTGTTTATATTCAGATAAATTTTCAACCTCAACCAACAAGCAATCAGCCGTATCTACACAGCCATTCAAGCTCACTTCAACGGTATAATACCCATTGGCTATTACTTGATATTCCTGATCAGTTGCTCCGGCTATGACTGTGTATGCCGGACATTCTAACCATTGATAATTTGCACCGGACATATTTGCCAATAATGTGTCGAATAAATTAGAAAGAATAAAACTTGCATCAATACTTGTTATTGCAAGCGTAGTTTGGACAGTGCTGTCACAACCGGTGATTGCGCTGCTGAAAATATCTGTATAGACGCCATCTAATTTTTGCCACCCTCCTTCAAGATACATGCTGTCACCTTCGCACATGTTGGCATTTACCGCAATAAAATCAGTGGGTAGATGGGTATAGTTCCAGGTTATTACACTGTCACATCCGGTGATGATTGATGGGATGGTATCATAATACGTTCCGGTGATGGTTTGAAATGCGCCGCCAATAAAAATGGGTGTGCCCGGGCAATTGCTTGTGTCTTTAGCAACCAATGAAGTTGGATTTGTAAATACATCTGTCATCACAATACTATCACAACCACTCACCGCGGTTAAGGTATCATAGTAGGTTCCGGACAATTTTAAATAAGTGCCGTTTACCAATACGCTGTCATTTTCACAAATAGTAAAATTTTGCAGAACATATTCATTAGTAGGCGCGCTGAAATTGTGAATTTGAAGATTGGTGAAATCATCTTGCATTGCAACCAACCATTGGGTGCCGCTGCTTAAAGCCCAATCAGTTGTTCCAATAGAAATAGTACTATTTCTAATCAAGGTATAATTTGCGGTTGTTCCACCTCCGGTTACTATCCATTATAGTTTACCCACTTCTTAGAACAGAGGTCGTTCAAAATTAATTGTTTTTTTAAGCTGCATCATTTTTGGAATAAATATTTGCTGGCCTTTTGTAATCAAGTGAGCTATGCATCCTATCAAAATTGTAATCGTTCATAAATTCCTCGATCACCTTGTAAAGTTCAATACCGTTGTGGTAATCTTTGAACTTTAAGTGCTCGTATTTGAGCGTTCTCCAAAAGCGTTCGATAAAAATATTGTCAATGGCTCTTCCCGTTCCATCCATTGAAATTTTGATGTCATTTTGTTTTAAAAGTTCAGTGTGTTCTGAAGAAGTGTATTGCGATCCCTGATCAGTATTTACAATTTGAGGTTTACCATGACGCGCGATCGCATCTTTCATCACTGCCGTGCACCATGACGCTTCCATTGTGTTTGACAAGCTCCAGCCAACTATAAAACGACTGTGCAAATCCATAATTGCCGACAGATATAGGTAGCCGGTTTTCATTGGAATACAGGTAATGTCAGTGGCCCAAACCTGATTCGATTTTTCGATTTTTAAATTTCTGAGCAGATAAGGATATTTAAAATGATGTGGATGGGATTTTGATGTGTGTGGCCTAGGAACAATGGCTTTCAAATCCAATAATTTATAAAGTCTGCCGATTCTTTTTTGTCCACTCGGTAGCCGTGCTCTCTCAACCAACGTGTCATTCGTGGAACTCCCCAAAAGGTTTATTCAGGTATTGTTCATCAATTTTTTTCATTAAAAACAAGTTTAATTGTGATTCGCCTTTTGGTTTGTAATACAAACTCGATGGCGATATTTCTAAAAGTTGGCACTGCCTTCTGATTGAAAGTTTTGGATGTGACTTTTCAACTATCATCCTGCGTTGATCAATACTCATTTCTAGGAGAGACTTTTTTTTAAAAAGTCATTTTCCACCAGAAGTTGTCCAATGCGCGCTAACAGATTTTCATGATCTTTATCACTCATCGCTGTATCTTTTTGGTCAGATGAAAAAATACACGCCGCATTTTTTACAAATTCTTGTTTCCAGGCAGTAATCTGATTTGGATGAATTTCATACTTCTGAGCGAGTTGCTGAATTGATTCTCGTTCTTTCAGAGCTTCCAGAACTACTTTTACTTTGAACTCCGGGTTGAAGTTCCTTCTCTTTCTTCTTGAGGTCATAGATTTGAATTTAGTTATTTTTTCAAATTAGACCAGTGTTCTTAAATTTGGGGTGAACTATACATGACGTTCCGGGGTCAACACCAACTACGCCAATAATGTCCAGTGTATCAAAGGTGAATTCATGTTTTAAAATAAAGGCATCATCACCATTAAAATTAAGTACCCCACTCGTAGTATCTGCAATTGACAGCACAGGTGCATCTGCAGTTGGATGACAGATAATATATTTTTGATTGGGCGCAATGGTGTCACCCATAAAAAACTGTGCTGATGGAGTGCTTGATCCGTTGGTGTATAATTCCAGCACGTAGTCATTCAAATCAACAGTGTATGGCAATGGATTATAAATTTCAATCACTTTGTTGAATGATGAGCCTTCAATATATTCTGAGAAAAAAAGATTGGCAGGGCATCCTTGGGCCTTAACCTGTTGGCTGAGGAACATTATGCCACAACAGAAGATGAGTAATTTTGTTTTCATAAGACAAATATCTGCAATTCTACCTATTGTACAATAGTTTATGGCAAGATATTCATTCGTCAACCAATTCAAAACGCATATTCAATATCCAAAATCTATTGGCTTGTGCCTTGAGTTCTTCTTCTGTTTCAACCGGTATACCTTGAGAAACAATATCACCGGTATCTAAAAAAACCGGATTATCATTTCGGATAACAAGGTCTCCCCACACTTTAATTTGTTTGCTAACTACCTTATCATCCCATGAATATAAATTTTCAATCCAATAAGTAGTTTGATCAGCAATAAGCACTGCGCCTCCTTTTCTGTTTTCTGCAATTCCTGAAATAGGGAATTCTACCTGTGGCAGTGAATCATTCAGTAACATAACTTTTTTTTGGTTTGATATTGTATCCCGTTGTACTTGCTGATCTCCGGAAACATTTAGTTCTTTTCCTGAATTGCATGAGGTAAAAAAAATGACTACGAGAAGTGTATAAACACAATGAATAATTGAATGTTGCATGAATCCAAGGTATAAAAAAAAGCCACGCTGTTCAGCATGGCTTCCTATAAATCTCAAATAATATTAATGAACAATGCTGAATCTGAATGTTTGCAATGCATTAGCGGCAGTAACCTGAATCATGTATTGTCCGGCTGAAAGATTGGCAACATCCAATTGAATTTTATTGGTTCCGCTGATCAATTCAGTAGATGTACTCACTAATACTTCACCTTGCATATTGATGATTTCAATAGTTGCTGATGAAGCCTCTGCTGATGTAAAAATAAGGTTCGCAGTTTGGTTAGCAGGATTGGGATATACGATAAGATCTGTTACAAGTATTTCTTCTGTTCCTGCAAAACTGCACGCCATTGGAGTAGGAGGCACAGGAAAAGTGGCTTCAAAAGTGGTGATATCAGTCAATGGCCAGATATCATTTACAATCATTTTATTGTCAGGCCCGATCAAACAAAAAGTAGGGTAAGCACTTACACCAAACGTTGTTTTTACCGCACCTCCGCCACCATCTGCACTTACCGCCGGTGAATGATGGAATGATCCGCCGTATGCAGCTTCGTAGGCAATTACCTCTGCATCGGTATCGGTTCCGTTATTGATTGAAACACAAAAAATATCACCGGCATTGCAACCATATTTATCATAAAGTTCATTGAATGTAGGTTGCCAAGTTTGACATGGACCGCAGGTATCAAAGAAAAAATCAAGCACCACGTATTTACCTGATGCGGTAATAGTGTAGAGGTTGATGGTGTTTCCATCGGTATCTGTTACCGTAAAATCTGCTACGGTAGATCCGTTTGGATAATTGACTGCCTGAGCTGAAGCACTCAGTGATGCACCTAATACAAGGGCTGAAAAGAATAGTTTTATTGTCATAGTTTTTTGTTTAGTTGTAACGAATGTAATTAATGGATATAGCGCATTAAAATCTTGATTATCTCATTCTTGGCTTCCTACAAAAAAAAACAGGGAAGTCAATTTGACCTCCCTGTTTAATAAAAAAATCTATGATTAGTAATAAATCAATCTGCGAACTTTTGCAATGTGCTTTGCCAAACGAATTACTTGCTTGGTGTATCCAAATTCGTTGTCATACCATGAATAAAGTACTACGCTTTTATTGTCAGGTGATATCAAGGTAGCCTGCGCGTCAAATACTGAGCAGCAAGTATTACCAATGATGTCGGTTGAAACCAATTCCGGATCTACGGAATAATAAATTTGATTCACCAGATTTCCATTGAGTGCGGCATCTTTAACCAAAGCATTTACTTCATCAACAGATGTGGTTTTGTTCAAGGTGAGTTGCAGAATTGCCAAAGAGCCATTTGGTGTTGGTACGCGCACGGCATTAGCAGTAAGTTTA
This genomic stretch from Crocinitomicaceae bacterium harbors:
- a CDS encoding GNAT family N-acetyltransferase — translated: MSSKPIFLISEDKALLQADVIQRMLNKTYWGKGRTVEEIQKTISNSRCYGVYLNGEQIGFARVLTDEVAMAYLSDMLIDDRFQGQGIGQQLLDYIFKDKPYQHVQRWILRTLDAHSLYEKFGFTAPEKPEVYMEKVFKPWSGN
- a CDS encoding T9SS type A sorting domain-containing protein, with product MIRNSTISIGTTDWALSSGTQWLVAMQDDFTNLQIHNFSAPTNEYVLQNFTICENDSVLVNGTYLKLSGTYYDTLTAVSGCDSIVMTDVFTNPTSLVAKDTSNCPGTPIFIGGAFQTITGTYYDTIPSIITGCDSVITWNYTHLPTDFIAVNANMCEGDSMYLEGGWQKLDGVYTDIFSSAITGCDSTVQTTLAITSIDASFILSNLFDTLLANMSGANYQWLECPAYTVIAGATDQEYQVIANGYYTVEVSLNGCVDTADCLLVEVENLSEYKQTNLINLYPNPVDDVLTIDKIESVDGVLYLYDISGKLVATHLITSERSQLDLSDLNRGIYQVHFISENRHESQLLIVK
- a CDS encoding IS3 family transposase — its product is MVERARLPSGQKRIGRLYKLLDLKAIVPRPHTSKSHPHHFKYPYLLRNLKIEKSNQVWATDITCIPMKTGYLYLSAIMDLHSRFIVGWSLSNTMEASWCTAVMKDAIARHGKPQIVNTDQGSQYTSSEHTELLKQNDIKISMDGTGRAIDNIFIERFWRTLKYEHLKFKDYHNGIELYKVIEEFMNDYNFDRMHSSLDYKRPANIYSKNDAA
- a CDS encoding transposase; translation: MTSRRKRRNFNPEFKVKVVLEALKERESIQQLAQKYEIHPNQITAWKQEFVKNAACIFSSDQKDTAMSDKDHENLLARIGQLLVENDFLKKSLS
- a CDS encoding lamin tail domain-containing protein gives rise to the protein MKTKLLIFCCGIMFLSQQVKAQGCPANLFFSEYIEGSSFNKVIEIYNPLPYTVDLNDYVLELYTNGSSTPSAQFFMGDTIAPNQKYIICHPTADAPVLSIADTTSGVLNFNGDDAFILKHEFTFDTLDIIGVVGVDPGTSCIVHPKFKNTGLI
- a CDS encoding T9SS type A sorting domain-containing protein, with the translated sequence MTIKLFFSALVLGASLSASAQAVNYPNGSTVADFTVTDTDGNTINLYTITASGKYVVLDFFFDTCGPCQTWQPTFNELYDKYGCNAGDIFCVSINNGTDTDAEVIAYEAAYGGSFHHSPAVSADGGGGAVKTTFGVSAYPTFCLIGPDNKMIVNDIWPLTDITTFEATFPVPPTPMACSFAGTEEILVTDLIVYPNPANQTANLIFTSAEASSATIEIINMQGEVLVSTSTELISGTNKIQLDVANLSAGQYMIQVTAANALQTFRFSIVH